The stretch of DNA AGGTGGCACTAACATTAATTATTGCTTCTGCCTGCTTTGTTTTTTCTAAGCAGGCTGACAAAAGCGTTTATACTTATTCGGCTTTAGTAGGCGGTTTGATTGGGTTTTTACCCTCAGCATTATTTTTGGTGCGCTTAGAGGCGGCAAAAAAGAATGTAAAATCAGGCCCTGGCGGATATTTAGCAGCAGTGGTTTCTGGTGAATTTATAAAAATTCTAGTAACCTCACTCCTGTTTATTGGCTTTGCCTTAAAGCAACCTGATTTGAAATGGATTCCATTGCTTGTTACTTATTTGGCTACGCTCAAGTGTTATTTGCTAGTGTGGTTTTGGAAGTAACAGGTGGTTAACATAGATAAGGACAAGTTTAGAGATGTCTAGCGAAGTCAACGCAGCAGCAGGGGCGGCCCATCAAGCGGCAAGTGTACCGCTTACACCGACTGCTTATATTGCTGAGCACTTACAAAACCTCAACAATATCGGCGGGGCGCAAACTTCAGTTATTGATTTCAGCATCATTAATTTAGACACCATCTTTTGGGCCTCTTTAATGGGGTTGATCACAGTCTTTCTATTGATTCTCGCCGCACGTAGGGCATCCCCTGGTGTTCCTGGCCGCTTTCAATGTTTGATTGAGATGCTGGTAGAGATGGTGGATAACCAGACTAAAAGCATTGTTCATGGTGATAGAAGCTTTATTGCCCCTTTGGCTCTGTTCGTTTTTTGCTGGATTATTCTTTTAAATACCTTGGACTTAGTGCCGGTAGATTGGGTCTACGGGGTTAACCAATTTATTGGGGGTTTCGGAGTTCATGTTCCTCATCACAAGTTAGTCCCCACTACCGATTTGAACGCCACCTTCGGCATGTCATTTTCAGTTCTCTTGTTGGTGTTCTTCTACAGTTTCAAAGCAAAAGGTCTTGGGGGCTTTTTGCATGAGCTGGTTTCGGCACCCTTTGGAGCAAAGTGGTATCTGGCGCCTTTCAACCTGATTTTGAACATCATTGAATATATTGCTAAGGGTGTTTCCCTTGGTATGCGACTTTTCGGCAATATGTACGCAGGCGAGTTACTATTTTTGCTCATCGCCCTTTTGGGAAGTATGTGGACCTTTAACTTAGATTTGTACATGCTCGGTTTCGTCGGCAATGTGATTGCGGGCTCGGCCTGGGCAATCTTTCACATCTTAGTTATTTTGTTGCAAGCATTTATTTTCATGATGTTGACCTTGGTTTACATTGGGCAAGCCCACAGTCACCATTAATTTTTTATTTTTAACCTCACTTTCAATACTTAGGAGTAAACATGCAAGCATTCTTAGCCAACATCCAAGGACTAACCGCTATCGGTATTGGCCTCATCATCGGCCTCGGCGCATTGGGAGCCTGTTTGGGCATTGGCATAATGGGCGGTAAGTTCATTGAGGGCGCTGCCCGTCAACCAGAATTGATCAACGAGCTACAAACCAAAATGTTCCTTTTGGCTGGTTTGATCGATGCTGCGTTCTTGATCGGCGTTGGTGTTGCAATGCTGTTTGCTTTTGCAAACCCACTGCTCGCAGTTATTAAGTAATTGTTTTGGCGTGGATGACCATCGGGTCATCCCACTGTTCTCAACAATACTGAAAGGAATATCGTGAATCTGAACGCGACCCTATTCGCGCAAATGATCGTTTTCTTCGTCTTATGGTGGGTTGTTGCACGCTTCGTGTGGCCGCCACTAGTTAAGGCGCTAGATGAGCGTTCAAGCAAAATTGCTGATGGCTTGGCGTCTGCCGAGCGCGGTAAAGAAGCGCTCGCATTGGCAAGCAATGAAGCCGAGCAAGAATTAATTAAAGCACGCCAAGAGGGTGTGCAGCGTGTTGCAGAGGCAGAAAAACGTGCTCAAATATCTGCAGAAGAAATTCGCGCAAACGCACAAGCTGAGGCTGCTCGCATCATCACCCAAGCCAAGCAAGATGCCGATCAACAAGTAGCACGCGCTCGCGAAATATTGCGTGCTGAAGTAGCTATGTTGGCTGTCAAAGGCGCAGAGCAAATTTTGCGTCGTGAAGTAGATGCAAAAGCCCACGGTACATTGCTCGATCAACTAAAGGCAGAACTTTGATATGGCTGAATTAGCCACTATTGCGCGGCCTTATGCTGAGGCGCTTTTTCAAAGCACTAAGGCAGCTGAGCTTGCTACATGTTTAGAGCAGTTAAATGAATTGGCTCAGATAGCTGCCTTACCAGAAGTTGCCGCTTTATCAAATAATCCAAAAGTATCTGCGGATGATCTAAGCAAGCTACTTTCTGGCATGGTGAAGACAAAGCTTGACGGCAAAATCGCAAGCTTTTTAAGTCTTGTAAATCAAAACCACCGCTTATCAGCTATCCCTGAAATTGCTAAACAATTTGAGGCGATGAAGAATAAGAGCGAGGGCGCAGCAGAAGTAATGATTACTAGCGCATTCCCATTAGAGGGTTCTGCGTTAAATGATTTGTTGTCAAGTTTGAAGAAACGCTTTGGGGGCAAAGAATTGCGCCCAACTATCCAAGTAGATCCAGAATTGATTGGCGGAGTTCGCATTCAAGTTGGAGATGAGGTAATGGATAGTTCAGTTAAGGCACAGCTAGCTCAAATGCAAGCAAGTCTTGGCGCATAAGTTATCCCTATTAAGAACATACGAAATAAGACCCAGGAGTAAGTAATGCAACTCAACCCTTCCGAGATCAGTGAGCTGATCAAAAGCCGAATCAGCGAAATGGGTGTTGATTCCCAACTTCGCAACGAAGGTACTGTAATTTCAGTGACCGACGGTATTTGCCGTGTACATGGCTTGTCTGGTGTTATGCAGGGCGAAATGTTGGAATTCCCTAACAACACAATCGGCCTTGCCTTGAACCTTGAGCGTGATTCAGTTGGCGCTGTGGTGTTGGGTGAGTACATCCATATTAAAGAAGGCGACCCAGTTAAATGTACGGGCCGTATTTTAGAAGTTCCAGTTGGACCAGAGTTGCTCGGCCGCGTTGTAAACGCACTCGGTCAACCAATTGATGGTAAGGGCCCAATCAATACCAAGTTGACTGACTTTATTGAAAAAGTTGCTCCGGGCGTTATCGCACGGCAGTCCGTTAGCCAGCCAGTACAAACTGGGTTGAAGGCGATTGATGCGATGGTTCCAATCGGCCGCGGTCAGCGCGAGCTGATCATTGGTGACCGCCAAACAGGTAAAACAGCAGTTGCGGTTGACGCGATCATTAACCAAAAAGGTAAAGGTGTTTATTGCGTTTACGTAGCGATTGGTCAAAAAGCTTCCACGATTGCTAACGTTGTTCGCAAGCTCACAGAGCTAGGTGCAATGGAATACACGGTGGTAGTTGCTGCGAGTGCTTCTGAGTCTGCAGCAATGCAGTACCTTTCAGCATATGCTGGTTGCACAATGGGTGAATACTTCCGTGATCGTGGCGAAGACGCATTGATTGTTTATGACGATTTAACAAAACAAGCTGTTGCATACCGTCAGATTTCTTTGCTTTTGCGTCGCCCACCAGGCCGCGAAGCTTATCCTGGCGATGTTTTCTATCTTCACTCACGTTTGCTTGAGCGCGCTGCTCGTGTAAATGCTGAATATGTTGAGAAATTTACAAATGGTTCAGTAAAAGGTAAGACAGGTTCTTTGACTGCATTGCCAATTATTGAAACTCAAGCTGGCGACGTTTCTGCATTCGTTCCAACCAACGTGATTTCGATTACTGACGGCCAGATCTTCTTGGAAACTGACTTGTTTAACGCCGGTGTACGTCCTGCGATTAACGCCGGTATTTCTGTGTCACGTGTTGGTGGCGCAGCGCAAACTAAAGTGATTAAGAAATTGTCTGGCGGTATTCGTACCGACTTAGCGCAGTATCGTGAATTGGCAGCGTTTGCCCAATTTGCTTCTGATCTTGACGAAGCAACTCGTAAGCAGTTAGAGCGCGGTCGTCGTGTTACCGAATTGTGTAAGCAGGCTCAGTACAAGCCTTTGCAGGTTTGGGAAATGGCAGCTTCACTCTACGCTGTTAATAACGGCTTCTTTGATGACCTTGAAGTGAAGAACGTATTGCCATTCGAAAAAGGCTTGCAAGATCATTTGAAATCTAAATACGCTGATTTGGTTGGTCGTATTGAAGAGACTAAAGAAATGAGCAAGGATGACGAGGCCGCCTTACGTGCCGCAATTGAGGATTACAAGCGTTCAGCCTCTTTCTAAGAGAGCCCGCATAAATCATGGCAAGCACAAAAGAAATACGATCTAAGATCAAGAGCGTACAAAATACGCGCAAGATCACGAAGGCAATGGAAATGGTCGCAGCATCCAAGATGCGCCGCGCCCAAGAGCGGATGCGTAATGCGCGCCCATATGCTGAAAAAATTCGTGAAATTGTAGCCAATCTTTCCAAAGCAAATCCTGAGTTCCGCCCTGCTTACATGGCGATTCGTGAAGTGAAGAAAATTGGCACGATCTTGGTTACAACGGACAAAGGTTTGTGCGGTGGTTTAAATACCAACGTATTGCGTCTGATTGCAAACCAAGTGCGCAATATGGAGGGCAGCAATATTGGCATTGAATACACTGCCATTGGTTCAAAAGGCCTCCAGTTTTTAAATCGCTCTAAGGCAAAACTCATTTCTCAAACAATTCAGATTGGCGATACGCCACACATGGATGTTTTGATTGGCGCAATTACTGCCCAGTTGGAAGCGTTTGAGCGCGGCGAAATTGATGCTGTTTATTTGGCATATACCCGCTTTGTCAATGCAATGAAGCAAGAGCCTATTTTAGAAAAACTCTTACCTTTGGAATCGGCAGCATTAACTCCAGAAGAAAAGACGGGCAACTCTTGGGATTACATTTACGAGCCAGATGCTGAGTCTGTCTTAAATGGCCTACTAAAGCGCTACGTAGAAGCAATGATTTATCAAGCTGTTGCTGAAAACATGGCTTCAGAACAATCTGCACGGATGGTCTCAATGAAGGCTGCCTCAGATAATGCGAAGAATGTAATTGGCGAATTGCAATTGGAATACAACAAAACACGACAAGCTGCCATTACTAAAGAGTTGTCAGAGATTGTTGGCGGAGCGGCTGCGGTTTAAGCGGTTAGCGTTTAGGAATACGAAAGAATTCAGGAATTAAAAGCGGAGAAATGCGATGAGTAACGGAAATATCGTGCAGTGTATCGGTCCAGTGGTGGACATTCAGTTCCCACGCGACAAAATGCCAAATATTTATGATGCCTTGACATTAGTTGAGAGCGGAGAAAAATCATTTGCTGAAAAAGGCTTGACCTTTGAGGTGCAACAACAAATTGGCGACGGCGTAGTTCGTGCGATTGCCATGGGCGCAAGTGATGGTTTACGCCGCGGAATGGAAGTTGCCTCCACAGGTAAGCCAATTTCAGTCCCAGTTGGTCCAGCAACACTGGGTCGCATCATGGATGTTTTAGGGCGTCCAATTGATGATGCAGGTCCGATTGCTACTGAAGAGCGTCGCGCTATTCACCAGCCGGCACCGAGGTTTGACGAACTCTCCCCTTCTGTTGACTTGTTGGAAACTGGTATTAAGGTTATTGACTTGGTTTGCCCGTTTGCTAAAGGCGGTAAGGTTGGCTTGTTCGGTGGTGCGGGTGTTGGTAAGACCGTGAACATGATGGAATTGATTAATAACATTGCTAAGCAACACTCAGGTTTGTCTGTATTTGCCGGTGTTGGCGAGCGTACTCGTGAAGGGAATGACTTCTATCACGAGATGAAAGAATCTAACGTTATCGACAAAGTAGCAATGGTCTTTGGTCAGATGAACGAGCCCCCCGGCAACCGTTTGCGTGTTGCGTTGACTGGTTTGACAATGGCTGAAGCATTTCGCGACGAAGGCCGTGACATTTTGTTCTTCGTTGATAATATTTACCGTTTCACACTCGCAGGTACTGAAGTATCTGCGTTATTGGGTCGTATGCCTTCAGCTGTGGGTTACCAGCCAACATTGGCTGAAGAAATGGGTAAGCTACAAGAGCGTATTACTTCAACAAAGACTGGTTCCGTTACATCTATTCAGGCTGTTTACGTTCCTGCGGATGACTTGACCGATCCATCGCCAGCCACAACCTTCTTACACTTAGACTCCACTGTGGTGTTGTCACGTGATATTGCTGCTTTGGGCATTTACCCAGCCGTTGACCCATTAGACTCAACAAGTCGTCAGTTGGACCCACAAGTAGTTGGTCAAGAGCACTATGACGTAGCCCGTGAAGTTCAGATGACATTGCAGCGTTACAAAGAGTTGCGCGATATTATTGCTATTTTGGGTATGGATGAGTTGTCACCAGAAGACAAATTAGCTGTGTCACGTGCGCGTAAGATTCAGCGTTTCTTGTCCCAGCCTTTCCACGTTGCAGAAGTATTTACTGGTTCACCAGGCAAATACGTTCCATTGAAAGAAACCATCCGTGGTTTTAAAATGATTTGCAGTGGAGAATTGGATCACTTGCCAGAGCAAGCGTTCTACATGGTGGGTTCAATTGATGAAGCCATCGAGAAAGCTAAGAAGCTTTAATCGAACTCATCTAGGGAAATTATGTCAACCATACGCGTCGATGTAGTAAGTGCTGAGCAATCTATTTTTAGCGGAGAAGCCAAGTTTGTTGCGCTTCCTGGTGAGAATGGTGAGCTCGGTATTTTGCGTGGCCACACTCCTTTGATTACACGCATTCGTCCAGGTTCAGTTCGTATTGAAAAAGCTGATGGTGATGAAGAGTTTGTATTCGTTGCAGGTGGCTATTTAGAAGTGCAGCCAGACCATGTCACTGTATTGGCTGACACCGCCATTCGCGGACACGATCTTGATGAAGCCAAAGCTAACGAAGCTAAGAAACGCGCTGAAGAAGCTATGCAGAATCGTGGTACTGACTTTGATATGGCCTTAGCACAGTCAGAGTTTGCTATGGCAGCAGCACAATTAGCTGCAATTGCCCGTTTCCGTCGTAAAAAATAAGAATCGGACATTTCCTTGTTGTTAAATGATCGATTTTTAAAAGCCTGCCTAGGCGAAGCGGTTGATCAAACGCCGCTATGGCTCATGCGCCAGGCTGGTCGGTATCTCCCGGAATACAATGCAACCCGAGCTAAGGCCGGTAGCTTTCTTGGCCTTGCTAAAAATCCAGCTTACGCTACAGAAGTAACCCTCCAACCTTTGGATCGCTACCCATTAGACGCAGCGATTTTGTTCTCTGATATTTTGACCATTCCCGATGCTATGGGTTTAGGACTGAAATTTACTGCAGGTGAGGGGCCCAGTTTTGATCACCCACTTCGCACAGAGGAGGCGGTAAAAAAATTACGCGTTGCTGATATGGATCAGCTTAAATATGTTTTTGATGCTGTATCAGAAATTCGCAAGGCATTGATTCAGGACGGTAAACAGCGCGTGCCGCTGATTGGTTTTTCTGGAAGCCCATGGACACTAGCTTGCTACATGATTGACGGTTCAGGCTCAGATGATTTTCGTCATGCCAAGACTATGATGTTTAGTCGCCCTGATTTGCTTGAGCATATTCTTGAGATTAATGTCCAGTCAGTAGCCGCATATTTAATTGAGCAGGTAAAAGCTGGAGCACAAGCGCTCATGATATTTGACACCTGGGGAGGTTTACTTCCCGATGGTTGGTATCAGCGCATGTCCTTGGCTGCCATGCAAAAAGTGATCGAACTATTGCCGCGTGAACATGAGGGACGTAAGCTCCCAATCATTATGTTCACTAAAGGTGGCGGTATTTGGTTAAACGATATGGCGCAAATTGGAGCAGATGTTATTGCCATTGACTGGACGATGCCTTTAAGTCGTGCCCGTAAGCAGCTTGTAGATATTAACAAGCCGCTGGCTTTGCAAGGCAACCTAGATCCGCTAATTTTGTTTTCAGAACCGAAGCATATTGCAAGTGCTGCCGAGGGCCTTTTGGTGGACTTGGCTGGTGCTCCCACACTAAAGCCGGGCCTTCATCCGCTGGACGGACACATCTTCAATTTGGGTCACGGCATTAACCAATTTACCCCACCTGAAAGCGTAACAGCCCTCTCCGATGCGGTAATCTCCAAGTCAAAAGCCTTACGAGCAAAGCGGTAAACGCAAGTAATTGCTAACTTTAGCCAATATTTCGGCAAAAGTTATGCACAGAAATGTGCTAAATCATAAATACAGAGAGATTCAAGAGAATTGTGAACTTTCACCTTTAGTAATCATTCTAAAGTATTGATTTATATAATAAAAAAATAAAATGCTGATTTTCTGTGCAAGCTGTTGTTCCTATAAAATGACTAAATAGGAAGAAAAAAGTAAATGATATCCACAGACTTATCCACAGGTTTAAACAGAAAAATTAGTTAATGACGCTTAAACCCACTATCGTTCAGGTAGTAATAGATAAACCTTTGGCCCAGGGATTTGACTACCTATGGGATGCTGAAAAATTAGGCAAGTTACCAGAGATAGGTAATGTGGTTTCAGTACCATTTGCAAGATCAAAAGTAATCGCACTTGTAATAAAAGTGAGTAATCACTCTGATTATGAAATATCGAAACTAAAGTCTGTGGAAAGTCTCGCACCACTTCCAGTATTCGATCCAGCCCTATTAAGACTAATGAATTTTGCAAGTCAGTATTACGTCCATGCGCTAGGAGAAACCATCTTGCCAGTGATTCCACAAATGTGGAAAAAGGCAGATGACTGGGAAAAGATTTTAGAAAAACTGAAAGCAGCTGAAAAGCAAAGTAAAAAAAAGCTAGCTGATGTCACAGAAGGATTGATCACACTAGATCAATTAAATTCCGAACAGAAGATCGCCCTAGATCAATTACTGTCAGATGGTGAAAAAGAAAATCAATTTAGGGCAATTCTGCTGCAGGGTCAAACAGGAAGTGGCAAGACAGCTGTTTTTCTGAATTGGCTTGCAAGCACCCTTAAAGAAGAGGATGCACAAGTACTGTTACTGGTGCCAGAGATTAACTTAACGCCGCAATTAGAAAGACAGGTGAGTGCCTACTTCCCTGATAAAAAAATGGCGGTGTTGCATAGCGGTATCAGTGAAAAGAAAAGAGGTGTCGCCTGGTATGAAGCGATGACTGGTAAAGCACAAATTATTTTGGGAACTAGGTTGGCGGCATTAACGCCAATTCCAAATTTACGCGTCATAGTGGTAGATGAAGAGCACGACCCATCTTATAAACAACAAGATGGTACCCGCTACTCAGCAAGAGATTTGGCAATTTGGCGAGCCCATGATCAAAAAATACCCATCCTCTTATCTTCTGCAACACCGTCACTAGAAACCTGGTTAGCAGCTAAATCTGGTCGCTATGAAAATATTCGGCTTGATCAGCGTGCACAGGGTGCAAGCTTGCCTTGCGTGCACTTAATTAATACACGTGATCCACAAAATCAATTTAGCCCAGGCGATGTAGGCGCAAGCAAGCAAAAAAGTCTGATTACAAAAACATTGGCAAATGCCATTACAAAAACGCTTGCAGAGAAAAAACAAAGTTTGATTTTAATTAATAGGCGCGGCTATGCTCCGGTACTCAGTTGCACGGCATGTAATTGGTTATCAAAATGTACTCAATGCTCAACCTATACCGTCATGCATAAGGCCGGAGCATTAAGCAAAAGATCGGTGCTAAATTGTCACCATTGTGGTTTGGTAAAGTCCATTCCCCAGTTTTGCCCTGACTGTGGAAATGCAGATCTGAAAACACTTGGGCATGGAACTCAAAAATTAGAAGATGCCATTGAAGAAATGTGGCCACAAGCCAGAGTGCTGAGGGTCGACACAGACTCAAGCAGAAAGAGTAAAGGAGCAGAAGCACTCTTTAAGGAAATACACGATGGCAATGTTGATATTGTCGTTGGCACTCAAATGATTGCCAAAGGACATGACTATCAAAACATTGGACTAGTCGCCGTATTGGATGCTGATAGTCGACTGTATTCAGCAGACTTTAGGGCCGCTGAAAGATTATTTGCGCAGTTAGTTCAGGTTGCTGGACGTGCGGGTAGGTCAGGCACTCAAGGTGAA from Polynucleobacter duraquae encodes:
- a CDS encoding ATP synthase subunit I, with protein sequence MNFMNKELPISKHPWDEIDDDSYKALSKEEMELLRKAKPHNFKLINSWWIVLSQVALTLIIASACFVFSKQADKSVYTYSALVGGLIGFLPSALFLVRLEAAKKNVKSGPGGYLAAVVSGEFIKILVTSLLFIGFALKQPDLKWIPLLVTYLATLKCYLLVWFWK
- the atpB gene encoding F0F1 ATP synthase subunit A; the protein is MSSEVNAAAGAAHQAASVPLTPTAYIAEHLQNLNNIGGAQTSVIDFSIINLDTIFWASLMGLITVFLLILAARRASPGVPGRFQCLIEMLVEMVDNQTKSIVHGDRSFIAPLALFVFCWIILLNTLDLVPVDWVYGVNQFIGGFGVHVPHHKLVPTTDLNATFGMSFSVLLLVFFYSFKAKGLGGFLHELVSAPFGAKWYLAPFNLILNIIEYIAKGVSLGMRLFGNMYAGELLFLLIALLGSMWTFNLDLYMLGFVGNVIAGSAWAIFHILVILLQAFIFMMLTLVYIGQAHSHH
- the atpE gene encoding F0F1 ATP synthase subunit C; the encoded protein is MQAFLANIQGLTAIGIGLIIGLGALGACLGIGIMGGKFIEGAARQPELINELQTKMFLLAGLIDAAFLIGVGVAMLFAFANPLLAVIK
- a CDS encoding F0F1 ATP synthase subunit B, with product MNLNATLFAQMIVFFVLWWVVARFVWPPLVKALDERSSKIADGLASAERGKEALALASNEAEQELIKARQEGVQRVAEAEKRAQISAEEIRANAQAEAARIITQAKQDADQQVARAREILRAEVAMLAVKGAEQILRREVDAKAHGTLLDQLKAEL
- a CDS encoding F0F1 ATP synthase subunit delta, coding for MAELATIARPYAEALFQSTKAAELATCLEQLNELAQIAALPEVAALSNNPKVSADDLSKLLSGMVKTKLDGKIASFLSLVNQNHRLSAIPEIAKQFEAMKNKSEGAAEVMITSAFPLEGSALNDLLSSLKKRFGGKELRPTIQVDPELIGGVRIQVGDEVMDSSVKAQLAQMQASLGA
- the atpA gene encoding F0F1 ATP synthase subunit alpha is translated as MQLNPSEISELIKSRISEMGVDSQLRNEGTVISVTDGICRVHGLSGVMQGEMLEFPNNTIGLALNLERDSVGAVVLGEYIHIKEGDPVKCTGRILEVPVGPELLGRVVNALGQPIDGKGPINTKLTDFIEKVAPGVIARQSVSQPVQTGLKAIDAMVPIGRGQRELIIGDRQTGKTAVAVDAIINQKGKGVYCVYVAIGQKASTIANVVRKLTELGAMEYTVVVAASASESAAMQYLSAYAGCTMGEYFRDRGEDALIVYDDLTKQAVAYRQISLLLRRPPGREAYPGDVFYLHSRLLERAARVNAEYVEKFTNGSVKGKTGSLTALPIIETQAGDVSAFVPTNVISITDGQIFLETDLFNAGVRPAINAGISVSRVGGAAQTKVIKKLSGGIRTDLAQYRELAAFAQFASDLDEATRKQLERGRRVTELCKQAQYKPLQVWEMAASLYAVNNGFFDDLEVKNVLPFEKGLQDHLKSKYADLVGRIEETKEMSKDDEAALRAAIEDYKRSASF
- the atpG gene encoding F0F1 ATP synthase subunit gamma — protein: MASTKEIRSKIKSVQNTRKITKAMEMVAASKMRRAQERMRNARPYAEKIREIVANLSKANPEFRPAYMAIREVKKIGTILVTTDKGLCGGLNTNVLRLIANQVRNMEGSNIGIEYTAIGSKGLQFLNRSKAKLISQTIQIGDTPHMDVLIGAITAQLEAFERGEIDAVYLAYTRFVNAMKQEPILEKLLPLESAALTPEEKTGNSWDYIYEPDAESVLNGLLKRYVEAMIYQAVAENMASEQSARMVSMKAASDNAKNVIGELQLEYNKTRQAAITKELSEIVGGAAAV
- the atpD gene encoding F0F1 ATP synthase subunit beta; amino-acid sequence: MSNGNIVQCIGPVVDIQFPRDKMPNIYDALTLVESGEKSFAEKGLTFEVQQQIGDGVVRAIAMGASDGLRRGMEVASTGKPISVPVGPATLGRIMDVLGRPIDDAGPIATEERRAIHQPAPRFDELSPSVDLLETGIKVIDLVCPFAKGGKVGLFGGAGVGKTVNMMELINNIAKQHSGLSVFAGVGERTREGNDFYHEMKESNVIDKVAMVFGQMNEPPGNRLRVALTGLTMAEAFRDEGRDILFFVDNIYRFTLAGTEVSALLGRMPSAVGYQPTLAEEMGKLQERITSTKTGSVTSIQAVYVPADDLTDPSPATTFLHLDSTVVLSRDIAALGIYPAVDPLDSTSRQLDPQVVGQEHYDVAREVQMTLQRYKELRDIIAILGMDELSPEDKLAVSRARKIQRFLSQPFHVAEVFTGSPGKYVPLKETIRGFKMICSGELDHLPEQAFYMVGSIDEAIEKAKKL
- a CDS encoding F0F1 ATP synthase subunit epsilon; translated protein: MSTIRVDVVSAEQSIFSGEAKFVALPGENGELGILRGHTPLITRIRPGSVRIEKADGDEEFVFVAGGYLEVQPDHVTVLADTAIRGHDLDEAKANEAKKRAEEAMQNRGTDFDMALAQSEFAMAAAQLAAIARFRRKK
- the hemE gene encoding uroporphyrinogen decarboxylase, whose product is MSLLLNDRFLKACLGEAVDQTPLWLMRQAGRYLPEYNATRAKAGSFLGLAKNPAYATEVTLQPLDRYPLDAAILFSDILTIPDAMGLGLKFTAGEGPSFDHPLRTEEAVKKLRVADMDQLKYVFDAVSEIRKALIQDGKQRVPLIGFSGSPWTLACYMIDGSGSDDFRHAKTMMFSRPDLLEHILEINVQSVAAYLIEQVKAGAQALMIFDTWGGLLPDGWYQRMSLAAMQKVIELLPREHEGRKLPIIMFTKGGGIWLNDMAQIGADVIAIDWTMPLSRARKQLVDINKPLALQGNLDPLILFSEPKHIASAAEGLLVDLAGAPTLKPGLHPLDGHIFNLGHGINQFTPPESVTALSDAVISKSKALRAKR
- the priA gene encoding replication restart helicase PriA encodes the protein MTLKPTIVQVVIDKPLAQGFDYLWDAEKLGKLPEIGNVVSVPFARSKVIALVIKVSNHSDYEISKLKSVESLAPLPVFDPALLRLMNFASQYYVHALGETILPVIPQMWKKADDWEKILEKLKAAEKQSKKKLADVTEGLITLDQLNSEQKIALDQLLSDGEKENQFRAILLQGQTGSGKTAVFLNWLASTLKEEDAQVLLLVPEINLTPQLERQVSAYFPDKKMAVLHSGISEKKRGVAWYEAMTGKAQIILGTRLAALTPIPNLRVIVVDEEHDPSYKQQDGTRYSARDLAIWRAHDQKIPILLSSATPSLETWLAAKSGRYENIRLDQRAQGASLPCVHLINTRDPQNQFSPGDVGASKQKSLITKTLANAITKTLAEKKQSLILINRRGYAPVLSCTACNWLSKCTQCSTYTVMHKAGALSKRSVLNCHHCGLVKSIPQFCPDCGNADLKTLGHGTQKLEDAIEEMWPQARVLRVDTDSSRKSKGAEALFKEIHDGNVDIVVGTQMIAKGHDYQNIGLVAVLDADSRLYSADFRAAERLFAQLVQVAGRAGRSGTQGEAGGDIYIETQYPESPVFQYLLRHDVDGFLAFTAKEREEAKLPPYSYQALIHAEGKSLDQAIQFLNELKTRIKTKGLITKELKVYDPVPKPVMRVAGAERAQLLIESGNRKLLQETLEIIDQELRQDSTGRISKTSRIRWLVERDPIAI